In Lacerta agilis isolate rLacAgi1 chromosome 8, rLacAgi1.pri, whole genome shotgun sequence, one genomic interval encodes:
- the ZBTB8A gene encoding zinc finger and BTB domain-containing protein 8A encodes MEISSHQFHLLQQLNEQRRQDLFCDCSILVEGKVFKAHRNVLFASSGYFKMLLSQCSKETSQPTTATFQAFSPETFSVILDFVYSGKLSLTGQNVIEVMSAASYLQMTDVISVCKTFIKSSLDISEKEKDRYFSLSDKEVNSNGVERLCLYGTGWRTESSPPHSHLSPDQGTCIVGGNSWTNFNYYPATQRNAQQLSKHDQRQEPMKKTSRHIGLPQPSDVPHYKASKLEERVSEPISHTSPSEEDVQIDSEGDSGHSSYQYGQGSDTVPRGSAVSQQEHDSPHPAGKSKSSKGDEPYPSMPSVLGVMGNWADDDLPRMRFKCPFCTHVVKRKADLKRHLRCHTGERPYPCEACGKRFSRLDHLSSHFRTIHQACKPICRKCKRHVTEMTGQVVQEGTRRYRLCNECLSEAGIDSIRIDLDTEPPPEFPLEEDKDSNWNYGEDNRSDVEIVEDGSTDLVIQQVDDSDDEAEEKDIKPNIR; translated from the exons ATGGAGATTTCTTCCCATCAGTTTCATCTCCTGCAACAATTAAATGAACAGCGCAGGCAAGACTTATTTTGTGACTGCAGCATTTTGGTTGAGGGGAAGGTCTTCAAAGCCCACCGGAATGTGCTGTTTGCCAGTAGTGGCTACTTCAAAATGCTCCTTTCACAGTGCTCAAAGGAAACCAGTCAACCAACAACCGCAACTTTCCAGGCATTTTCTCCTGAAACATTTTCCGTGATCCTGGATTTTGTGTATTCAGGCAAACTCTCTCTCACTGGCCAGAATGTGATTGAGGTCATGTCAGCTGCCAGCTATCTGCAAATGACTGACGTTATTAGTGTTTGCAAGACATTCATTAAATCCTCCTTGGACATCAGTGAGAAGGAAAAAGATCGCTATTTTAGTCTCTCGGACAAGGAAGTGAACTCAAATGGTGTGGAGCGTTTATGCCTGTATGGGACTGGGTGGAGAACGGAGAGCAGCCCCCCTCATTCACACTTAAGCCCAGATCAAGGGACATGTATAGTGGGTGGAAATTCTTGGACCAATTTCAATTATTACCCAGCCACTCAAAGAAATGCCCAGCAGTTGTCCAAGCATGACCAAAGGCAAGAACCCATGAAGAAAACCAGTAGACACATAGGGCTGCCACAACCCTCCGATGTCCCTCACTATAAGGCAAGTAAACTTGAAGAGCGAGTTTCAGAGCCTATAAGCCACACTTCTCCATCTGAAGAGGATGTCCAAATTGATTCGGAAGGTGACTCTGGCCATTCCAGCTACCAGTACGGCCAGGGATCCGACACCGTCCCGAGAGGCTCGGCTGTGTCACAGCAAGAGCATGATTCTCCGCACCCTGCTGGCAAGTCAAAATCTTCCAAAGGGGACGAGCCATACCCTAGCATGCCCTCGGTATTGGGTGTGATGGGGAACTGGGCGGATG ATGATCTGCCTAGGATGAGGTTCAAATGCCCCTTCTGCACTCACGTGGTGAAGCGGAAAGCAGACCTGAAGCGCCACCTTCGCTGCCATACGGGAGAACGGCCGTATCCGTGTGAAGCatgtgggaagagattcagcaggcTGGATCACCTGAGCAGCCATTTCCGAACA ATCCATCAAGCCTGCAAGCCCATCTGCAGAAAATGCAAGCGTCACGTGACTGAGATGACGGGGCAAGTGGTCCAAGAAGGGACGAGGCGCTACAGACTGTGCAATGAGTGCCTCTCCGAAGCTGGCATAGACAGCATCCGCATTGATTTGGACACTGAGCCACCACCTGAGTTCCCGCTAGAAGAGGATAAGGATTCTAACTGGAATTATGGTGAAGACAACAGATCCGATGTGGAAATTGTAGAAGATGGGTCTACTGATTTGGTCATCCAGCAAGTGGACGATAGTGATGATGAAGCTGAGGAAAAAGATATAAAACCAAACATTAGGTAG
- the LOC117051302 gene encoding ferritin heavy chain B-like isoform X2 produces the protein MVSSCVLTFLFELKGQLWWLSYYFSRDDVALKHVATFLKEESLKKRGYAEMLLKYQNKRGGCIVLQDIQKPEQDEWQSSLEAFQSALRLEGKVNQGLLDLHKLALEKEDPHLCHFLKSLFLEEQVKAIKQLADHLSNLRRLGVPQDGLGEHLFDKLTLGACS, from the exons ATGGTTTCTTCCTGTGTCCTGACCTTCTTATTTGAGCTGAAAGGCCAGCTATGGTGGCTG TCCTACTACTTCAGCCGTGATGATGTTGCCCTCAAGCATGTAGCTACATTCTTGAAAGAGGAATCACTCAAGAAGAGGGGATATGCAGAGATGTTATTGAAATACCAGAACAAGCGAGGGGGGTGCATCGTTCTTCAAGACATTCAG AAGCCGGAGCAGGATGAGTGGCAGTCCAGCCTTGAAGCCTTCCAGAGTGCTCTTCGGCTGGAAGGAAAGGTGAACCAAGGTCTCCTGGACTTACACAAGCTGGCTCTGGAGAAGGAGGATCCTCAT CTGTGTCACTTTCTAAAGTCTCTGTTTTTGGAGGAACAAGTGAAGGCCATCAAGCAGTTGGCAGACCATCTATCTAACTTGAGGCGCCTGGGAGTGCCCCAGGATGGCTTGGGAGAGCACCTCTTTGACAAGCTCACCCTGGGGGCGTGCAGCTGA
- the LOC117051302 gene encoding ferritin heavy chain A-like isoform X1 codes for MNSQVQQNYHVDCEAAVNHMVNLELHVSYVYLSMSYYFSRDDVALKHVATFLKEESLKKRGYAEMLLKYQNKRGGCIVLQDIQKPEQDEWQSSLEAFQSALRLEGKVNQGLLDLHKLALEKEDPHLCHFLKSLFLEEQVKAIKQLADHLSNLRRLGVPQDGLGEHLFDKLTLGACS; via the exons ATGAATTCCCAGGTGCAGCAGAACTACCACGTGGACTGTGAGGCTGCTGTGAACCACATGGTGAACCTGGAGCTCCATGTCAGCTACGTCTATCTTTCCATG TCCTACTACTTCAGCCGTGATGATGTTGCCCTCAAGCATGTAGCTACATTCTTGAAAGAGGAATCACTCAAGAAGAGGGGATATGCAGAGATGTTATTGAAATACCAGAACAAGCGAGGGGGGTGCATCGTTCTTCAAGACATTCAG AAGCCGGAGCAGGATGAGTGGCAGTCCAGCCTTGAAGCCTTCCAGAGTGCTCTTCGGCTGGAAGGAAAGGTGAACCAAGGTCTCCTGGACTTACACAAGCTGGCTCTGGAGAAGGAGGATCCTCAT CTGTGTCACTTTCTAAAGTCTCTGTTTTTGGAGGAACAAGTGAAGGCCATCAAGCAGTTGGCAGACCATCTATCTAACTTGAGGCGCCTGGGAGTGCCCCAGGATGGCTTGGGAGAGCACCTCTTTGACAAGCTCACCCTGGGGGCGTGCAGCTGA
- the LOC117051302 gene encoding ferritin heavy chain A-like isoform X3 — protein sequence MNSQVQQNYHVDCEAAVNHMVNLELHVSYVYLSMSYYFSRDDVALKHVATFLKEESLKKRGYAEMLLKYQNKRGGCIVLQDIQKPEQDEWQSSLEAFQSALRLEGKVNQGLLDLHKLALEKEDPHQIPGVMRMIWAGTHQQ from the exons ATGAATTCCCAGGTGCAGCAGAACTACCACGTGGACTGTGAGGCTGCTGTGAACCACATGGTGAACCTGGAGCTCCATGTCAGCTACGTCTATCTTTCCATG TCCTACTACTTCAGCCGTGATGATGTTGCCCTCAAGCATGTAGCTACATTCTTGAAAGAGGAATCACTCAAGAAGAGGGGATATGCAGAGATGTTATTGAAATACCAGAACAAGCGAGGGGGGTGCATCGTTCTTCAAGACATTCAG AAGCCGGAGCAGGATGAGTGGCAGTCCAGCCTTGAAGCCTTCCAGAGTGCTCTTCGGCTGGAAGGAAAGGTGAACCAAGGTCTCCTGGACTTACACAAGCTGGCTCTGGAGAAGGAGGATCCTCAT CAGATCCCAGGTGTGATGAGGATGATCTGGGCTGGGACTCACCAGCAGTGA
- the ZBTB8OS gene encoding protein archease isoform X1, with amino-acid sequence MADNYRDYNLTEDQKILKTKYPPLNKKYEYLDHTADVQLHAWGDTLEEAFEQCAMAMFGYMTDTETVEPLDTVEVEAEGHDMLSLLFHFLDEWLYKFSANEFFVPREVKVLHIDRIRFRIRSIGWGEEFSLPKHPQGTEVKAITYSAMQIHEDETPEVFVIIDI; translated from the exons ATGGCAGATAACTACCGGGACTACAACTTGACAGAGGACCAGAAAATCCTTAAGACGAAGTACCCGCCTCTCAATAAGAAATATGAAT ATCTGGATCATACTGCTGATGTGCA gttGCATGCCTGGGGAGATACCTTGGAAGAAGCATTTGAACAATGCGCCATGGCCATGTTTGGGTACATGACGGATACGGAGACGGTTGAACCTCTGGACACAGTAGAGGTGGAAGCAGAGG GACATGACATGCTGTCTCTTCTCTTCCACTTTCTGGATGAGTGGCTTTATAAATTCAGCGCCAATGAGTTTTTCGTTCCCAGG GAAGTTAAAGTGCTCCACATTGACCGAATAAGATTCAGAATAAGATCTATTGG gTGGGGAGAAGAGTTCTCTTTGCCCAAGCATCCCCAG GGCACAGAGGTCAAAGCTATAACCTATTCAGCGATGCAGATTCATGAGGATGAAACGCCCGAGGTCTTTGTCATTATTGATATCTAA
- the ZBTB8OS gene encoding protein archease isoform X2, with the protein MLHAWGDTLEEAFEQCAMAMFGYMTDTETVEPLDTVEVEAEGHDMLSLLFHFLDEWLYKFSANEFFVPREVKVLHIDRIRFRIRSIGWGEEFSLPKHPQGTEVKAITYSAMQIHEDETPEVFVIIDI; encoded by the exons AT gttGCATGCCTGGGGAGATACCTTGGAAGAAGCATTTGAACAATGCGCCATGGCCATGTTTGGGTACATGACGGATACGGAGACGGTTGAACCTCTGGACACAGTAGAGGTGGAAGCAGAGG GACATGACATGCTGTCTCTTCTCTTCCACTTTCTGGATGAGTGGCTTTATAAATTCAGCGCCAATGAGTTTTTCGTTCCCAGG GAAGTTAAAGTGCTCCACATTGACCGAATAAGATTCAGAATAAGATCTATTGG gTGGGGAGAAGAGTTCTCTTTGCCCAAGCATCCCCAG GGCACAGAGGTCAAAGCTATAACCTATTCAGCGATGCAGATTCATGAGGATGAAACGCCCGAGGTCTTTGTCATTATTGATATCTAA